A single Pseudomonas sp. HN11 DNA region contains:
- a CDS encoding DUF4329 domain-containing protein, with the protein MSLPPLRAVLATHTLFQAFYTVGPQGSLVRFVPNEKAPGLYTQLRERFREDAEPALPVESDPVESYVHSLMAAGQLSVVKTSAIWAGWMGPLNARWRAYAPDPAQGVPEPRMSPIFANVSAAMTFAHRLMLLKPTEWQTGFLLKHRDRTAFIVTEPIPTKGDAFDPRQVFSSDEEGGFDVPRDYILMGLYCLVNDQPAPATVKEPWLYERFISPGAMAHALVLSRGIGNPGFALYLSVFDGAQLCYVFSHSEAEEAFFYPGSDSAHPIDRGLQAAMEAGSLRPRTFITRLAAAGELSVLKTSTLWDVAAQIGQDWQPYTHYQKPPLSPAFVLADDAARYAHERIGSRREREYIGLILQRDDQRFVATEPMVNLTDRFDFSQVFIVERSGLPAVLYPGHVLHGVYCSRWRGDEVSNVWTGYEARVVTQMFMDVDIHKILLLGPGRGLAYLSGAADCLLSYQTHLEGQGSQLFERTQPASDGSRIQQELRDGTMMPSDVVTELVLSGELRVVEGNSIWGPPGKIESDWSPPYDTDVRNDPVLPQLGPTHTSAQAAVVDACARWRRRYGLESRGLGLVLKHRSRNEFVASHTVSGALLDRLVQACRFGATVLTQTFQVHAVYYSVRGLAAGLSGHAAWIARHFIAADDFYCALYDHQGRRRANGLETVPLYLSPLDGALLEYRTSEDPYRLFVDENGRVDARVLPAKLGFTLTQRSYVQEVALSGQLTVLTASECWDVSGSVGEDWTPFAQINRRQLGPAFITQDDAARYALARLGSKRDRIYGGLILRRIDGLFTVTEPLPMDVEDFAPAWIRFNALVSQAQFLAGSTAVARYHSRLTIEPPFALTETERAVYQNMFSSDFLGAVLSKNTFPARHTIGHEYLLCSDGALLCFTATGSALEESLAKKIAPSSRANVHPKDNELERAMRNGEVTPSEYVNRVARASDLRVVEGSELWGPGGRLKQWQANIKSDGVAVASMDKALSPVFVQLPDVLRYVHRRAATYKESTFGVILKSRKSAYYIASHPLVVQHETLALEHVLLDGLAPTGCEVLGLYVCPVGSAMDHVPRLKAPGKQGYLPVYQLHDDGAWLDAVPVQSGLSFGPLFSHPDDAARHQVHAFQDRELIGVIVRDTTDTGFIAAEPLVDDGIESAVAQRLFLYEDTLFAPSPPQPAYPAGFRLLAAHLFFKTMGHDKDDNDVDKQLRQHFVGRDELGFYRNLLWVNQVKEAMCYVSTRQGALLKYAPRFSAREASLFSGVVFGPPSFSPGEWLSRLASDGRVQVLDPDQYWTRRGVVHVAWKSVNGEEVPAWTIQPAVSGKDEL; encoded by the coding sequence ATGAGCCTGCCGCCCCTGCGTGCGGTACTGGCAACCCACACCTTATTCCAGGCGTTCTACACCGTAGGGCCCCAGGGCAGCCTGGTGCGTTTCGTACCTAATGAAAAGGCACCGGGTTTATACACGCAGTTGCGCGAACGGTTCCGCGAGGACGCCGAGCCGGCGCTTCCTGTCGAGAGTGATCCGGTGGAAAGTTATGTTCATAGCTTGATGGCGGCTGGCCAATTGTCCGTGGTTAAAACCAGCGCCATCTGGGCTGGATGGATGGGCCCCCTGAATGCCAGGTGGAGGGCTTATGCACCCGATCCCGCCCAAGGCGTGCCCGAACCTCGAATGAGCCCGATTTTTGCCAATGTGTCTGCGGCCATGACGTTTGCGCATCGCTTGATGCTGCTCAAACCCACTGAATGGCAGACTGGTTTTTTGCTCAAACACCGTGACCGTACGGCGTTTATTGTGACCGAGCCAATACCCACGAAAGGCGACGCGTTCGATCCGAGGCAGGTATTTTCGTCGGACGAGGAGGGTGGTTTTGATGTGCCGAGGGACTACATCCTTATGGGACTTTATTGCTTGGTCAATGATCAGCCGGCTCCGGCTACAGTCAAGGAACCTTGGCTATACGAACGCTTTATATCGCCAGGGGCGATGGCCCACGCGCTGGTTTTGTCGAGAGGTATCGGAAACCCAGGATTTGCGTTGTACCTGAGTGTTTTCGACGGTGCGCAGTTGTGCTACGTGTTTTCCCATTCCGAAGCTGAGGAGGCGTTCTTCTATCCTGGATCCGACTCGGCTCATCCCATCGACAGAGGGCTTCAGGCCGCTATGGAGGCGGGTTCTCTGCGACCCCGCACGTTTATTACGAGACTCGCCGCCGCCGGTGAATTATCGGTACTTAAAACCAGTACGTTGTGGGATGTCGCCGCCCAAATCGGTCAGGATTGGCAACCCTATACCCACTATCAAAAACCGCCTCTGAGCCCGGCCTTTGTACTGGCTGACGATGCAGCACGTTATGCCCACGAACGCATCGGCAGCCGCCGCGAACGGGAGTACATCGGGTTGATCCTGCAGCGTGACGATCAACGGTTTGTCGCGACCGAACCGATGGTCAATCTGACCGATCGCTTTGACTTCAGCCAGGTCTTCATCGTTGAGCGTTCGGGGCTACCCGCTGTCTTGTACCCAGGCCATGTACTTCATGGCGTTTACTGTTCGCGGTGGAGAGGGGATGAGGTTTCGAACGTCTGGACCGGTTACGAGGCGCGCGTGGTGACGCAGATGTTCATGGACGTCGACATCCATAAGATCCTGTTGCTTGGGCCTGGAAGGGGCCTGGCTTACTTGTCCGGCGCGGCGGACTGCCTGCTCAGCTACCAGACTCATCTGGAGGGGCAAGGGAGCCAACTGTTCGAGCGGACCCAGCCTGCGTCGGACGGCAGCCGGATCCAGCAGGAGTTACGAGACGGCACCATGATGCCCAGTGATGTGGTCACCGAGCTCGTCCTGTCGGGTGAGTTGCGTGTAGTGGAAGGCAATTCGATATGGGGGCCGCCTGGAAAAATCGAGAGTGATTGGTCCCCGCCCTATGACACAGACGTGCGCAACGACCCCGTTTTGCCTCAGTTGGGCCCGACTCACACCAGCGCCCAGGCGGCAGTGGTCGATGCGTGCGCCCGCTGGCGCAGACGCTATGGGTTGGAATCTCGCGGATTGGGGCTGGTGCTCAAGCATCGTTCGCGCAATGAGTTCGTGGCATCACACACGGTGTCGGGCGCATTGCTGGATCGTCTTGTGCAGGCCTGTCGGTTTGGCGCTACGGTGTTGACTCAGACGTTCCAGGTGCACGCGGTGTATTACTCGGTGCGCGGCCTGGCCGCTGGGCTGAGCGGGCACGCGGCCTGGATAGCCCGGCATTTTATCGCGGCTGACGACTTCTACTGCGCGCTGTACGACCATCAGGGGAGGCGACGTGCCAATGGCCTTGAGACGGTGCCCCTTTACCTCTCGCCACTTGACGGTGCGTTGTTGGAGTACCGCACGTCTGAAGATCCCTACCGGCTGTTCGTGGACGAAAATGGTCGCGTTGACGCACGCGTGCTGCCGGCCAAGCTGGGGTTTACCCTGACTCAGCGCAGCTATGTCCAGGAAGTGGCCCTCAGTGGCCAATTGACGGTGTTGACGGCCAGTGAGTGTTGGGACGTGTCAGGTTCGGTCGGGGAGGACTGGACACCCTTCGCTCAAATCAATCGACGCCAATTGGGGCCTGCATTCATAACCCAAGACGATGCGGCCCGTTATGCTCTGGCGCGCCTGGGCAGCAAGCGCGACAGGATCTATGGTGGGCTGATTCTGCGGCGCATTGATGGGTTGTTCACGGTCACCGAGCCGCTGCCGATGGATGTGGAAGACTTTGCACCGGCCTGGATTCGATTCAATGCACTGGTCAGCCAGGCTCAGTTTTTAGCCGGCAGCACGGCGGTGGCGCGTTACCATTCGCGGTTGACCATCGAGCCACCGTTTGCGCTCACAGAGACCGAGCGGGCGGTGTACCAGAATATGTTTTCCAGCGATTTCCTCGGTGCAGTGCTCAGCAAGAACACGTTCCCCGCCCGACACACCATCGGTCACGAATACCTGCTGTGTTCGGACGGTGCCTTGCTCTGTTTCACCGCCACGGGCAGCGCCCTTGAAGAGTCACTCGCGAAAAAAATAGCCCCGTCAAGCAGGGCCAATGTGCACCCCAAGGACAACGAACTGGAACGCGCAATGCGCAATGGAGAAGTCACACCCAGTGAGTACGTCAACCGGGTCGCCCGCGCCAGCGACCTCCGAGTGGTGGAGGGCAGCGAACTATGGGGGCCAGGTGGCAGGCTCAAACAGTGGCAGGCGAACATTAAATCCGACGGGGTAGCAGTGGCCTCGATGGATAAGGCTCTCAGCCCGGTCTTTGTGCAACTGCCGGATGTGTTGCGCTATGTCCATCGCCGGGCGGCCACCTACAAAGAATCGACCTTCGGTGTGATTCTCAAAAGCCGTAAGTCGGCGTACTACATCGCCAGTCACCCGCTCGTTGTACAGCACGAGACGTTGGCCCTGGAGCACGTGCTTCTTGATGGGTTGGCGCCGACGGGGTGTGAGGTGCTTGGCTTGTACGTGTGCCCTGTCGGTAGCGCCATGGACCACGTGCCCAGGCTCAAGGCACCTGGCAAGCAGGGCTACCTGCCGGTTTATCAATTGCATGATGATGGGGCCTGGCTCGATGCTGTGCCTGTGCAAAGCGGACTTAGCTTTGGCCCACTGTTTTCACATCCTGACGATGCTGCCCGGCATCAGGTTCACGCCTTCCAAGACCGTGAACTCATAGGCGTGATCGTACGGGATACCACAGACACAGGGTTTATCGCCGCCGAACCGCTGGTAGACGACGGCATTGAGTCGGCGGTCGCGCAGCGTCTGTTTTTGTACGAAGACACCTTGTTTGCACCGTCACCGCCGCAACCTGCCTATCCCGCCGGTTTTCGGCTGCTGGCTGCGCACCTGTTCTTCAAAACCATGGGGCACGACAAGGATGACAACGATGTGGACAAACAACTGCGTCAGCACTTCGTTGGCAGAGATGAGCTGGGGTTCTACCGCAACCTGCTGTGGGTGAACCAGGTAAAAGAAGCCATGTGCTATGTGTCGACTCGCCAGGGCGCCTTGCTGAAGTACGCACCCCGGTTTAGCGCTCGGGAGGCGTCGCTGTTTTCCGGGGTGGTGTTCGGTCCGCCGAGTTTTTCTCCTGGCGAATGGCTGTCCCGGCTGGCGTCTGATGGCCGCGTGCAAGTGCTGGACCCGGACCAATACTGGACGCGGCGCGGAGTGGTTCACGTCGCTTGGAAAAGCGTAAACGGCGAAGAAGTACCGGCTTGGACGATACAGCCTGCTGTGTCGGGCAAGGACGAACTCTGA
- a CDS encoding DUF4329 domain-containing protein — translation MDDSPPRGKRAAIPQGYAKLGPLTPAFISADDVARYLHERIGNRRAVEYGSVIMKRLSDGLYVGTEPVSDQHRQFDVSLILDTDSSTGEFIHPRGYRLVASLHSHSDTQEQARQAQPHLTLPMIHTIMSFFTTGDVVAIHQVRSTLPWAYLSGPDGTLLRYQVSYSTAEQEYAHWIEAGRLPTAPHGHDGTVVGEFKKLASVGSLRFLVSSAHWGGSVGDVPADWEPTKPFDAPTLQLPCGPVFSTRDLALNYAELRMSRQPDAKQRVLILRRGKQQVFVASEPQVAEPPAGTLPPFPVGFSLYGVYFHARPVLAQAPTQQSELYMNFVSPLALAQQIALMRHYAKDTHSTDHASLFIRTRDDAILRYRVSGAADESQLFVQNADGTVSDNGIQAQIQAGSLSPLTFVRRVATAGELSVIKVNAMWDTAGAVTAQWEPSRALTELALSAAFISADDAAHWAHLQIGSKRDKVYGGVILQRGKHFFATLPKPGNEQEFDFTTVIPIDEDDQQVPPVGFTLVAYFHSHPLLVSQAIASQDVVSWLRSSILPSEAASIIKNAQRYRIGSHYLSAAVDALVKYIPHDSDRTQTLLSYVESTTGAPRDIFGQYLPLLLGAGELWVLAANVVWGGQRGRVDKRWALGATLSGGQRMQPVLSAISQTLDIGSLLPLEPAVKGQAVFGYLLKAMGKEEYIATAPASERPKLTAPKKLFATGANGRAILPDGFRIEGIYCRLYPQSSWLHPEFFTPAVLAAVTEQLSADPTLYTDRRAFRLYLRTRDNALLSYAFSGGEGEAQFLGKQGATAENQLKAGTLTTNDFVMRLADIGQLTVLQVGANWPETGRVIPGGGAFGRLHNSLSPAFITADDAARYLHERIPGRSYDQLGYVLQRSDGLFVSTPPLYESDLSQQLGLSFDGEMFANLLMPIGYRIAGFFVALKNEFDIIKSKLTRPGESKPKLSLNEEATLYAAVPNYVYTTSITATNQKIPALYYSSPFNSLVKYVRSGSQNELNFSGFLREAIQNNEIKPQLDGFDGTPEEMVRKLVRVGEFSVVESSAIWGGSRGKLPAAGWVPLQPFVAGSPLQPVYSWIFQDAQSAARFSHDQMALNAGDPPLSFILKDPAAERYVVATAVTAPSNTALSLFSPLRVFGEDDRGRLALPSDFEIYGMCYATRPPLGLKIEQHWLYECFVSPTDLALAIAASREADSTVKRLLLSTRDGAQLEYVFSATGLEDQLYGVAPTGVVTDNGLQAQLVAGELTPIDFVKRIAAAGTLWVRQTGTLWDVEGQVGEGWRPFARYPTPVFSAPFLSADDAARFAHEQIGSERSIEQCGFILQTLDQRFVATLPLPCRAGDRFALDEVFAADHTGTLIVPRPYVLYGQYASCRALSLMDTARMSHYGWSRTEASVEWQLFTDPELHRLIGNRHVVSVAYLSSAEDALLAYDLSGSAAELALRAELAPGPQGSQLDRQRVRGQLRPEAMVRKLATTGLRIAQGNRLWGAAGTLPDHWQAIPAEKAFERPAQVAFGAIFSSATRAVEDAHARLKRGCGSSQTGFGFVLKHAHKDEYVVSEIVPSDGSHPLFSLASLFKTAEDGAYVYPSGFTLKGLFYARRWMPEQLPKHERWLAQHFISSADLYSSFLIAKQQREEDAVTTLPVFISTLDNALLKYQTPLSTRLFDAQKQPSGNFEDVHTRLAGGQLTAQAFVTQVISLCWLSVMVPNDCWDETGKLGTDWVPYANFSRRALSPAFFSMDDALRYTRTLTATQPNQIEGGLVLRRVDGLYVATEPLPVTTENFDPKSILPDEDVRQDWLAPGMKIVARYRSRRDTWPDFPLSEEALKVYRNMFSTDVLAKALDCNHLWSHEYLFGLDGSVISFTCNDLNRDLLSAEQQQQETLDFQQLKVDLAPAAQTPHDPQSNVIQQHLRDGVKTPTEFINRVLKVATMSVVQGSQLWGNPQLLPRGWFPAHGFTVPESSTHASADRACSPVFHHVDDVARFVHELAGERDELTFGVLLKSTNERWMACLPVKGEDLQFPLSRVFLSGQLPLGWTLQGLYLCAPARQPDELITSPVYRSFIPPSVLRAVLWALRQGEQYLPLYLSCADGALLSYRAAFIDSDWDSQSRLQAYVEKLNGDFNPADYIHQVARSGALEVLITGDIWAAQGPVGSTWRPRQVTPYTPGNDERVALGPLFAHADDAARYQWRRYRHAPTQPRLAALLANAADNTFLVTDPLDDSGLSVGWGRPDTAAMDRLFSSYINPEYLKRHSRYPHGYRIMGVQQLYKLTAPRSQKNRYQQALADNFVGQPEFRTFVSMFRDNRVAGARYYFTPRNGALLVYLPSFEPAETDMLFSGWIDPTSQEPLATPSQVITTLVHSGRLYVLEPDTFWQPRGHVQTRLLQALRKTYR, via the coding sequence ATGGACGACTCCCCCCCACGCGGCAAACGCGCCGCCATCCCCCAGGGTTATGCCAAGCTTGGTCCGCTGACCCCAGCCTTTATCAGCGCCGATGATGTGGCGCGTTATTTACATGAGCGCATCGGTAACCGACGTGCTGTCGAATATGGCAGCGTGATCATGAAGCGCCTGTCTGACGGGCTGTATGTCGGCACTGAACCGGTATCGGATCAGCATCGGCAATTCGATGTCTCCCTGATACTGGACACTGACAGTTCAACGGGTGAGTTTATCCATCCACGGGGTTATCGCCTTGTCGCCTCCTTGCATTCCCACTCCGACACGCAAGAGCAAGCACGACAAGCACAGCCGCACTTAACCTTGCCGATGATCCACACGATCATGAGCTTTTTCACCACGGGCGATGTGGTTGCCATCCATCAAGTGCGTTCGACATTGCCTTGGGCTTATCTATCGGGTCCCGACGGTACTTTGTTGCGTTATCAAGTCAGCTACTCCACCGCCGAACAGGAGTATGCCCATTGGATTGAAGCGGGACGCCTCCCAACAGCGCCACATGGACACGATGGAACGGTTGTGGGGGAGTTTAAAAAACTGGCTTCGGTGGGATCGCTGCGGTTCTTAGTATCCAGCGCTCATTGGGGTGGCTCGGTGGGCGACGTTCCTGCGGATTGGGAACCTACCAAACCATTCGATGCGCCCACCTTGCAGCTGCCCTGCGGGCCGGTATTTTCTACTCGGGACCTGGCGCTTAATTATGCTGAGCTGCGCATGAGCCGTCAGCCCGACGCCAAGCAACGGGTATTGATTCTGCGGCGCGGCAAGCAACAAGTGTTTGTCGCCTCTGAGCCGCAGGTGGCCGAGCCCCCTGCAGGGACGCTGCCGCCTTTTCCTGTCGGATTCAGCCTGTATGGGGTGTATTTTCATGCTCGACCTGTGCTTGCGCAGGCTCCAACCCAGCAGTCTGAGCTGTACATGAATTTCGTCAGCCCGTTGGCGTTGGCGCAGCAGATTGCCCTGATGCGCCACTATGCCAAAGACACTCACTCGACCGATCATGCGTCGTTGTTTATCCGCACGCGTGATGACGCCATCCTGCGTTACCGAGTGTCAGGCGCGGCCGATGAGTCGCAACTGTTCGTCCAAAACGCCGACGGCACGGTCAGTGATAACGGGATTCAAGCACAGATCCAGGCGGGCTCACTCAGTCCGCTCACGTTTGTCCGGCGTGTCGCGACAGCGGGTGAGTTATCGGTCATCAAGGTCAATGCAATGTGGGACACCGCGGGCGCGGTGACTGCTCAGTGGGAACCGTCACGCGCGCTCACCGAGTTGGCGTTGAGCGCTGCCTTTATCAGTGCAGACGATGCTGCCCACTGGGCGCACCTGCAGATAGGCAGCAAGCGCGACAAGGTGTATGGCGGGGTAATCCTTCAACGGGGAAAGCATTTCTTTGCGACGCTGCCGAAACCTGGCAATGAGCAGGAGTTCGATTTCACGACGGTTATTCCCATCGATGAGGATGACCAGCAGGTTCCTCCGGTGGGTTTTACGTTAGTCGCGTACTTCCATTCGCATCCGCTTCTGGTCTCGCAGGCAATAGCGTCGCAAGACGTGGTGTCCTGGTTACGCTCATCCATTCTGCCAAGCGAAGCGGCAAGCATTATAAAAAACGCTCAGCGTTACCGGATTGGCAGCCATTATCTGTCTGCGGCCGTCGACGCATTGGTTAAATATATCCCCCATGATTCAGACAGGACGCAGACGCTTCTGAGCTATGTGGAATCGACAACCGGAGCGCCGCGCGACATTTTTGGCCAGTATCTGCCGTTGTTGCTCGGGGCTGGTGAGTTGTGGGTCCTTGCGGCCAACGTGGTTTGGGGGGGACAGCGCGGGCGCGTCGACAAACGCTGGGCGCTGGGCGCGACCCTGTCCGGCGGTCAACGCATGCAACCTGTACTGTCGGCGATATCGCAGACCCTGGATATTGGCAGCCTGTTGCCCTTAGAACCTGCGGTGAAGGGGCAGGCGGTGTTTGGTTATCTGCTCAAGGCCATGGGCAAGGAAGAATACATAGCGACTGCGCCCGCGTCGGAGCGCCCCAAGCTGACGGCGCCTAAAAAGCTGTTTGCGACAGGGGCAAATGGGCGTGCAATACTGCCAGACGGTTTTCGTATCGAAGGTATCTATTGCCGTTTGTACCCACAGTCGAGCTGGTTACACCCAGAATTCTTCACCCCGGCAGTCCTTGCTGCGGTGACAGAGCAACTGAGCGCTGACCCGACACTTTACACTGATCGAAGAGCTTTTCGGCTCTATCTGCGCACCCGCGATAATGCGCTGCTGAGCTACGCCTTTTCGGGGGGCGAGGGCGAAGCGCAGTTTTTGGGTAAGCAGGGCGCAACAGCGGAAAATCAGCTGAAAGCGGGAACCCTGACCACCAATGATTTCGTCATGCGCCTGGCCGATATCGGACAGTTGACCGTCTTGCAGGTAGGGGCGAATTGGCCAGAGACTGGCCGGGTGATTCCCGGGGGCGGTGCGTTCGGGCGTTTGCACAATAGCCTGAGCCCTGCCTTTATCACGGCGGACGATGCAGCGCGCTACCTGCATGAGCGAATCCCCGGCCGTAGCTACGACCAACTTGGCTACGTCTTGCAGCGCAGTGATGGGCTGTTCGTGTCCACACCGCCCCTCTATGAATCCGATCTGAGCCAACAGCTGGGGTTGTCGTTTGATGGCGAAATGTTCGCCAACCTGCTGATGCCGATCGGGTATCGCATTGCCGGTTTCTTTGTCGCCCTCAAGAATGAATTCGACATCATCAAGAGCAAGTTGACACGGCCTGGCGAATCAAAACCAAAGCTCTCATTGAACGAAGAAGCGACCCTGTATGCAGCGGTGCCGAATTACGTCTACACAACGAGTATCACGGCGACCAACCAGAAGATTCCCGCGCTGTATTACTCAAGTCCGTTCAATTCCCTGGTCAAATATGTGCGCAGCGGTTCGCAGAATGAACTCAACTTCAGCGGCTTCCTGCGAGAGGCAATACAAAACAATGAAATCAAGCCACAGCTTGATGGCTTCGATGGCACGCCTGAGGAAATGGTCCGAAAACTGGTGCGTGTTGGTGAGTTTTCCGTGGTGGAATCGAGCGCTATCTGGGGCGGTTCCCGAGGTAAGTTACCTGCCGCCGGTTGGGTGCCGCTCCAGCCGTTTGTCGCGGGTTCGCCCCTCCAGCCGGTTTACAGCTGGATTTTTCAGGACGCGCAATCCGCTGCACGGTTCAGCCATGACCAGATGGCACTGAATGCAGGCGATCCCCCACTTTCCTTTATTCTCAAAGACCCTGCTGCCGAGCGGTATGTGGTTGCGACAGCGGTTACCGCACCGTCAAACACCGCGCTGTCGCTGTTTTCGCCGCTGCGAGTCTTTGGCGAAGACGACAGGGGGCGCTTGGCGCTGCCGAGCGACTTCGAAATCTACGGGATGTGTTACGCAACACGTCCACCGTTGGGCTTGAAGATCGAACAGCACTGGCTGTACGAGTGTTTTGTCTCACCCACTGACTTGGCTCTGGCGATCGCTGCGTCACGTGAGGCTGATTCCACGGTTAAACGACTGTTGTTGAGTACCCGTGATGGCGCTCAACTGGAGTACGTGTTCTCCGCCACAGGCCTGGAGGACCAGCTCTATGGCGTTGCGCCTACGGGCGTTGTAACGGATAACGGCCTGCAGGCGCAGTTGGTTGCAGGCGAACTGACCCCCATCGATTTCGTCAAGCGTATCGCAGCGGCGGGCACGCTCTGGGTGCGACAGACCGGTACATTGTGGGACGTGGAGGGGCAGGTCGGCGAGGGCTGGCGGCCATTCGCTCGCTACCCGACGCCGGTGTTCAGTGCGCCGTTTCTCTCTGCGGATGACGCCGCGCGCTTCGCGCATGAACAAATCGGTTCTGAACGTTCCATCGAGCAATGCGGCTTCATTCTCCAGACGCTCGATCAACGGTTTGTCGCCACCTTGCCATTGCCCTGTCGCGCAGGCGATCGGTTTGCACTTGATGAAGTCTTTGCCGCAGACCACACCGGGACCCTCATCGTGCCACGACCGTACGTGCTGTACGGGCAGTACGCTTCTTGCCGCGCGCTGTCGCTGATGGACACTGCACGAATGAGTCATTACGGCTGGTCGCGGACCGAGGCGTCGGTCGAATGGCAGCTGTTTACCGATCCGGAGCTGCATCGCCTGATCGGCAATCGCCATGTGGTCTCTGTGGCTTACCTGTCGAGCGCCGAGGATGCGCTGCTCGCCTATGACCTCAGTGGCTCCGCTGCTGAGTTGGCGTTGCGCGCAGAGCTGGCGCCAGGACCGCAGGGCAGTCAGTTGGACAGGCAGCGAGTGCGCGGACAGCTACGCCCGGAGGCGATGGTCCGCAAACTGGCTACCACCGGGTTGCGCATTGCGCAGGGCAATCGACTGTGGGGCGCCGCCGGGACGCTGCCCGACCACTGGCAAGCGATCCCTGCAGAAAAAGCGTTTGAACGGCCTGCGCAAGTGGCCTTCGGGGCGATTTTTTCCAGCGCCACCCGTGCCGTTGAAGACGCCCATGCACGTTTGAAACGTGGCTGTGGCTCGTCACAAACAGGTTTCGGTTTTGTGCTTAAACACGCCCATAAAGACGAATATGTGGTGTCCGAAATCGTGCCGAGCGATGGCAGCCATCCACTGTTCAGCCTGGCAAGCCTGTTTAAGACTGCCGAAGACGGTGCCTATGTCTACCCCTCAGGTTTCACCCTCAAAGGGTTGTTCTATGCACGGCGCTGGATGCCGGAGCAATTGCCGAAGCACGAACGGTGGTTGGCCCAGCACTTCATATCATCGGCTGATCTATACAGTTCGTTCCTGATCGCCAAGCAGCAGCGCGAAGAAGACGCGGTCACTACGTTGCCCGTGTTCATTTCGACGCTGGACAACGCGCTGCTCAAATACCAGACACCCCTCTCGACACGCTTGTTCGATGCACAGAAACAACCGTCCGGCAATTTTGAAGATGTGCATACGCGCTTGGCGGGTGGGCAATTGACAGCCCAGGCTTTCGTGACTCAAGTCATTTCGTTGTGCTGGCTGAGCGTGATGGTCCCTAATGACTGTTGGGATGAGACCGGCAAACTCGGTACCGATTGGGTCCCTTATGCGAATTTCAGTCGTAGAGCCCTGAGCCCGGCGTTTTTCAGCATGGACGACGCGCTACGTTACACACGGACACTGACTGCCACCCAACCGAATCAAATCGAGGGCGGATTGGTGTTGCGGCGGGTCGATGGGCTGTATGTGGCGACCGAGCCGCTGCCCGTGACCACCGAGAATTTCGATCCGAAAAGCATCCTGCCGGACGAGGATGTGCGTCAGGACTGGCTCGCCCCCGGCATGAAGATTGTGGCGCGCTACCGCTCGCGTCGGGACACGTGGCCGGACTTCCCGCTGTCTGAGGAAGCCCTGAAGGTGTATCGCAACATGTTCAGCACCGATGTTCTGGCCAAGGCGCTCGACTGCAACCATTTGTGGAGTCATGAGTACCTGTTCGGGCTTGATGGCTCGGTGATCAGTTTCACCTGCAATGACCTCAACCGCGATTTGCTCAGCGCTGAGCAACAGCAGCAGGAGACACTGGATTTCCAGCAGCTCAAAGTTGACTTGGCGCCTGCCGCTCAGACGCCCCATGACCCGCAGAGCAACGTGATACAGCAACACCTGCGCGACGGGGTCAAGACCCCGACCGAGTTTATCAACCGGGTGCTTAAAGTCGCGACGATGAGCGTGGTACAGGGTAGTCAATTGTGGGGTAACCCACAGCTGTTGCCCCGAGGATGGTTTCCGGCCCACGGTTTTACCGTGCCAGAGAGCAGCACCCACGCTTCAGCGGACCGGGCGTGCAGCCCAGTGTTCCACCATGTTGATGATGTGGCGCGGTTCGTTCATGAGCTTGCCGGCGAGCGTGATGAGCTGACGTTTGGTGTTCTGCTGAAATCGACAAACGAACGCTGGATGGCCTGCCTGCCGGTCAAGGGGGAAGACCTTCAGTTTCCACTGAGTCGGGTGTTTTTAAGTGGCCAGTTGCCTCTGGGCTGGACCCTTCAGGGACTTTATTTGTGTGCGCCCGCGCGGCAACCCGACGAATTGATAACCTCGCCGGTTTATCGCAGTTTTATCCCGCCCAGTGTGCTTCGTGCCGTTTTGTGGGCGTTGCGTCAAGGCGAACAGTACCTGCCGCTTTACCTGTCGTGCGCCGACGGGGCGCTGCTCAGTTATCGCGCTGCTTTTATCGACAGTGACTGGGACAGTCAAAGCCGCTTACAAGCCTATGTAGAGAAACTGAACGGCGACTTCAACCCAGCGGACTACATTCACCAGGTGGCGCGCTCCGGTGCACTTGAGGTCTTGATTACGGGGGACATATGGGCTGCCCAGGGGCCGGTGGGTTCCACCTGGCGCCCAAGACAAGTCACCCCCTATACGCCAGGTAACGATGAACGAGTGGCTCTGGGCCCCTTATTCGCGCATGCCGACGATGCAGCTCGCTATCAGTGGCGCCGTTATCGTCATGCCCCGACCCAGCCAAGGTTGGCGGCCCTGCTCGCCAATGCGGCAGACAATACATTTCTGGTGACCGATCCGCTTGACGATAGCGGCCTCAGTGTCGGATGGGGCCGCCCAGATACGGCTGCGATGGATCGTTTATTTTCCAGCTACATCAATCCAGAGTACTTGAAGCGCCACTCCCGATATCCCCACGGCTACAGGATCATGGGCGTGCAGCAGTTGTATAAGCTCACTGCCCCTCGTTCTCAGAAAAACCGCTACCAGCAGGCGCTCGCCGATAACTTCGTTGGCCAACCCGAGTTCAGGACGTTCGTCTCTATGTTCCGGGACAACCGGGTTGCGGGTGCTCGTTATTACTTCACACCGCGAAACGGTGCGCTGTTGGTGTATCTGCCCAGTTTTGAACCCGCCGAAACCGACATGCTGTTTTCCGGCTGGATCGATCCCACCAGCCAAGAGCCTCTCGCTACACCAAGCCAGGTGATCACGACCCTGGTTCACTCCGGCCGTTTGTACGTTCTGGAGCCGGATACGTTCTGGCAGCCTCGTGGGCATGTGCAGACCCGGTTATTGCAGGCGTTGCGTAAGACCTATCGGTAA